The Daphnia carinata strain CSIRO-1 chromosome 2, CSIRO_AGI_Dcar_HiC_V3, whole genome shotgun sequence genome has a segment encoding these proteins:
- the LOC130686691 gene encoding protein shuttle craft-like produces the protein MASHNGNGIHGGNDGSSRGVYSGRYRNRQHPRGNERRPNFPNNHPSSVSGHNTMEGQHTQEIGDTVPNTESSISSTAPKPRRGRGFAGAPRNAYRNQPQSQYQVTGNNPRQGYTLRDDSYYAHDLGPPSRNTSSQDVRQHIQNVNVGGLQTRNPQNLSQNDSAQASGGSSYVDGRANRMETSYAERGASSRPKQARGPRKPFRPQYTKDYVERDRSERASAAPYNNSSYPPDSASTSVTSASANLEHQPFENIRREYSKYENRPPFEAQYEGRSGSRNTHEKHRRDERSGGYGSQERFRKGESSGNYASRDRYCPEEPRVSTSSSIEQSSFNRPSRIYDSQNWRSEGFKKGISARTQKIGEAMADTAMQRERLTTQLTSGTYECMVCCESVKPAQPIWNCSQCFHAFHLGCVRRWSRTSQDESGHWRCPGCQSVSTSLPNSYLCFCTKRKDPEWNRRETPHSCGEVCGKALGDGVSCTHSCTLLCHPGPCPICSAQTQRKCPCGKSSQLVKCGSSDALLCGELCGKQLSCGLHTCQEACHIGPCKQCPLTVQQVCFCGQSNRELPCSIEHPEDEKFSCDLICNKKLSCGRHSCQKKCHIGDCGTCQLEVDVVATCPCEKVQLKQLYKTKGVAERKFCTDPIPVCGKVCGKIMTCGPAENPHVCAVLCHGGACPPCPLSTDLRCRCGRNEKKFPCRKLSEIEEVLCERRCNKKRQCGRHKCTQVCCIDTEHICPMVCGRTLSCGLHRCEALCHAGNCNRCHQVSFDELRCHCGTQVVYPPVPCGTRPPDCNKPCTRVRPCGHSPSHNCHPDANGCPPCTTLCEKFCYGKHEKRKNIPCHLTEVSCGKPCGRPMKCGKHTCPVICHPGPCPSTCTQPCPVQRTDCDHTCGLPCHEGNCPGTPCREKIKVQCQCGQRTATVSCEENELSYRKMATGLLASKMAQLQSGECVDLKDLLGKSAANKTKSLECNEECALVERNRRLALALQIKNPNPKPGAPPYPDSLKEWAKKDQRFVQMVHDKLTELVQLAKQSVGKMKSRSHSFDSMNRDKRQFIHEYCVFFGCESMSYDDEPKRNVVATAFGELSFLPAISILDVTRRELGQRKMPAPPRGLTVLTSGQQQQQQQVPQPPQKPPNAWGSGGSAAPFRTLSDVVKSTPAPNNATESPAPDKTSQDTKPPVVDYFDFTS, from the exons ATGGCTTCTCATAACGGTAATGGAATCCATGGTGGAAATGATGGTTCCTCCAGAGGAGTGTATAGTGGCAGATATAGAAACAGACAACATCcaagaggaaatgaaagaagGCCAAATTTTCCAAATAATCATCCATCTTCAGTCAGTGGGCATAACACCATGGAAGGACAGCACACCCAAGAAATAGGTGATACAGTACCAAACACTGAAAGTTCAATTTCATCAACAGCACCCAAACCAAGACGAGGAAGGGGCTTTGCTGGAGCACCCAGAAATGCATATAGAAATCAACCTCAAAGTCAATATCAAGTTACTGGCAATAATCCAAGGCAAGGATACACTTTAAGAGATGACTCATATTATGCACATGATCTGGGTCCCCCAAGTAGAAATACTTCATCCCAAGATGTGAGACAACACATACAAAATGTAAACGTTGGTGGACTCCAGACCAGAAATCCCCAAAATTTATCTCAGAATG ATTCAGCACAAGCTTCCGGAGGTTCGTCATATGTTGATGGGCGAGCCAATCGAATGGAAACTAGTTATGCGGAAAGGGGAGCATCAAGCAGACCAAAACAAGCCAGAGGCCCAAGAAAGCCATTCAGACCTCAGTACACAAAAGACTACGTAGAAAGGGATCGTTCTGAAAGAGCCTCTGCCGCCCCGTATAACAATTCCTCATATCCACCTGACTCTGCGTCAACATCAGTTACCTCGGCTAGTGCCAATCTGGAACACCAACCCTTTGAAAATATTCGAAGAGAGTACTCAAAGTACGAAAACCGACCACCTTTTGAAGCCCAATATGAAGGTAGAAGTGGCAGCAGAAACACTCATGAAAAACATCGTCGAGATGAAAGGAGTGGAGGCTATGGTTCCCAAGAAAGATTTCGCAAAGGTGAAAGCAGTGGAAACTATGCTTCACGAGATCGCTACTGTCCAGAAGAGCCTAGAGTATCTACTTCAAGCAGCATAGAGCAATCGAGTTTCAATAGGCCATCTCGGATTTATGATTCTCAAAATTGGCGGTCAGAGGGCTTCAAAAAAGGGATCTCTGCTCGTACGCAAAAAATTGGCGAGGCTATGGCTGACACTGCCATGCAACGTGAACGTTTGACCACGCAGCTGACCAGCGGGACTTACGAATGTATGGTCTGTTGCGAATCAGTTAAGCCAGCACAA CCAATTTGGAATTGCAGTCAATGTTTTCACGCTTTCCATCTCGGTTGCGTGCGGCGTTGGTCCCGTACTTCACAAGACG AAAGTGGACATTGGCGTTGCCCTGGATGTCAATCGGTCAGCACGTCTCTGCCTAACTCCTATTTGTGTTTTTGCACTAAAAGAAAGGATCCAGAATGGAACCGACGTGAAACTCCACATTCTTGCGGCGAAGTTTGTGGCAAGGCACTGGGAGATGGTGTTAGTTGCACACACTCCTGCACTCTTCTATGCCACCCAGGGCCTTGTCCAATCTGTTCGGCCCAAACCCAACGTAAATGCCCCTGTGGTAAATCGTCGCAGTTGGTTAAATGCGGATCATCAGACGCATTACTCTGTGGTGAATTATGTGGCAAGCAACTCTCCTGTGGGCTGCATACATGCCAAGAAGCATGTCATATTGGCCCATGTAAACAGTGTCCGCTCACCGTTCAGCAAGTCTGCTTCTGTGGCCAGAGCAATAGGGAATTGCCGTGTTCTATTGAACATCCAGAAGATGAAAAATTTTCATGCGATCttatttgcaataaaaaattgagCTGCGGAAGACACAGTTGCCAAAAAAAGTGCCACATTGGCGATTGTGGAACTTGCCAACTTGAAGTGGATGTCGTTGCTACCTGTCCTTGTGAAAAAGTTCAGTTGAAGCAGCTTTACAAAACTAAGGGAGTTGCAGAACGTAAATTTTGCACTGATCCTATTCCCGTTTGTGGGAAAGTTTGCGGCAAAATTATGACATGTGGTCCTGCAGAGAATCCGCACGTTTGCGCAGTGCTTTGTCATGGAGGTGCATGTCCGCCTTGTCCGCTTTCAACAGATCTGCGTTGCCGGTGTGGCCGGAACGAGAAAAAATTCCCATGTCGGAAACTAAGTGAAATAGAAGAAGTTTTATGCGAACGACGTTGCAACAAAAAGCGCCAATGTGGACG ACATAAGTGTACCCAAGTTTGCTGCATTGACACGGAGCACATCTGCCCAATGGTTTGCGGTCGTACGCTCAGTTGTGGTCTTCACCGATGTGAGGCTTTATGTCACGCTGGTAACTGCAATCGCTGTCATCAAGTGTCTTTCGACGAACTGAGGTGCCACTGTGGAACTCAGGTGGTGTATCCACCGGTACCCTGTGGAACACGCCCGCCCGACTGCAACAAACCGTGCACCAGAGTGCGTCCGTGTGGTCATTCTCCATCTCACAACTGCCATCCAGACGCTAATGGCTGCCCTCCGTGTACTACTTTATGCGAAAAGTTTTGTTATGGGAAACAcgagaaaaggaagaatatcCCGTGCCATTTAACTGAGGTGAGTTGTGGAAAGCCTTGTGGGCGCCCCATGAAATGTGGTAAACACACATGCCCCGTCATCTGTCATCCCGGTCCATGTCCGTCTACTTGCACGCAACCGTGCCCAGTCCAACGAACTGACTGTGATCATACTTGCGGCTTACCATGCCACGAAGGAAATTGCCCAGGGACGCCTTGCCgtgaaaaaattaaagttcagTGTCAG tgTGGTCAGCGTACAGCTACTGTGTCTTGTGAAGAAAACGAGCTTTCTTACCGGAAAATGGCAACGGGGCTGTTGGCATCTAAGATGGCCCAGTTGCAGTCTGGCGAGTGTGTTGACCTTAAAGATCTATTGGGCAAGAGCGCCGCTAATAAGACAAAGAGTCTGGAATGCAACGAAGAGTGTGCTCTAGTGGAGCGAAACCGACGTCTGGCACTGGCGTTACAGATTAAGAACCCCAATCCAAAACCGGGCGCCCCGCCTTATCCTGATTCGCTAAAAGAGTGGGCCAAGAAAGACCAGCGCTTTGTGCAAATGGTACACGACAAATTGACCGAATTAGTCCAACTGGCAAAGCAATCAGtcggaaaaatgaaaagccggAGCCATTCGTTCGACTCGATGAATCGCGACAAACGTCAGTTCATCCACGAATACTGTGTTTTCTTCGGTTGTGAATCTAT gtcTTATGACGACGAACCGAAACGTAACGTTGTAGCCACAGCTTTTGGAGAATTGTCGTTCTTGCCCGCTATCAGCATCTTAGATGTTACACGTCGCGAACTGGGGCAGCGTAAAATGCCTGCGCCACCTCGAGGTCTTACTGTTCTCACTTCAggtcaacagcagcagcagcaacaagtGCCTCAACCGCCACAGAAGCCACCAAATGCATGGGGAAGTGGTGGTTCCGCTGCGCCGTTTAGAACCTTGTCTGATGTCGTTAAAAGCACTCCAGCACCCAATAATGCAACAGAATCGCCTGCCCCGGACAAGACATCTCAAGATACTAAGCCACCTGTGGttgattattttgattttacttCATAA
- the LOC130686705 gene encoding transmembrane protein 223-like isoform X1, with protein MAALMKLSSFFRPWPLLLSRHVNRLKDNSTVTKVVNHTKFSTKPAWEMDTNVAKDVVLYAHHNPQFHKYLNIFALTQLGFWFYLAEFSLSTLKDVPVPKQDSNSNLPWYRSINLGEEKYRRGITGVCLALGVLILGGSWMFSLKSIKNIVLRKGGKDITIITYAPFNKIRYVETPLRNVSATQSRSRAPVSLPVKVKGYMGYFVIDMKGEFKNPTLFDATVGLKRILSK; from the exons ATGGCAGCCTTGATGAagctctcttctttttttcgtccGTGGCCATTGCTATTATCTCGTCATGTAAATCGTTTAAAAGACAATAGTACCGTAACAAAGGTTGTTAACCATACGAAGTTTTCAACAAAACCTGCTTGGGAAATGGACACTAACGTAGCCAAGGATGTTGTCCTTTATGCCCATCACAATCCTCAGTTTCACAAGTATCTCAACATATTTGCTCTGACGCAGTTGGGTTTTTGGTTCTACCTCGCTGAATTCTCTCTGTCCACGTTAAAAGATGTACCAGTCCCAAAACAAGACTCAAATTCAAATCTCCCATGGTATCGTTCAATAAACTtaggagaagaaaaatacaggAGAGGCATTACAGGTGTATGTCTTGCACTTG GAGTTTTGATTCTGGGGGGTAGTTGGATGTTTTCACTAAAGTCcattaaaaatattgttttgagGAAGGGAGGCAAAGACATCACCATCATAACATATGCGCCATTCAATAAAATAAGATATGTGGAGACGCCGCTCAGAAAC GTGAGTGCTACTCAGTCGCGAAGCCGTGCTCCTGTCTCTCTTCCGGTGAAAGTCAAAGGCTATATGGGCTATTTCGTGATCGACATGAAGGGTGAATTTAAAAATCCCACCCTTTTCGATGCTACAGTCGGTCTGAAGCGTATATTAAGTAAGTGA
- the LOC132087765 gene encoding ataxin-3-like, with protein sequence MTVGKRARAGIYHETQTGNLCALHAINNLLQDAVFTANDLIHIGQELDKNERALIQSSSGDVDDSLELPQNLDLSGNFSIQVIIVALAFCGLELVSLNSSDPRAILADQNTYSQQAFLCHKNDHWFTIRKFGSKWFNLNSLLPRPKKVSHNGSHLSLFATKELRDRYTGIFVVFGNLPNAETKESDESGDSGRSPEDPIGISPISLNQEPQQCILRDDKGPSTDRYPINQERKWRQTIANLLKLLHGEWKS encoded by the coding sequence ATGACCGTAGGTAAGAGAGCACGAGCTGGAATTTACCACGAAACGCAGACCGGAAATCTATGTGCCCTTCACGCCATCAATAATCTTTTGCAAGATGCTGTTTTCACAGCGAACGATTTGATCCACATAGGGCAGGAACTGGATAAGAACGAGAGAGCTCTAATCCAATCATCCTCAGGTGACGTTGATGATAGTTTGGAACTTCCTCAGAATCTTGATCTCAGCGGTAACTTTTCTATACAGGTGATCATCGTCGCATTGGCTTTCTGTGGATTAGAACTGGTATCACTGAACAGCTCAGATCCACGAGCTATTTTAGCAGACCAAAACACATACAGCCAACAAGCGTTCCTCTGTCATAAAAATGACCACTGGTTTACAATACGTAAGTTTGGATCAAAATGGTTCAACCTCAATTCGCTACTTCCACGTCCCAAAAAAGTGTCTCACAACGGGagtcatctttctcttttcgctACCAAGGAGCTCAGAGACCGTTACACCGGAATATTTGTTGTGTTTGGAAATTTACCCAATGCCGAAACAAAGGAATCGGATGAAAGTGGTGATTCTGGTCGTAGTCCTGAGGACCCTATTGGAATTTCGCCCATTTCACTTAATCAAGAGCCACAACAGTGCATCCTCCGTGATGACAAAGGTCCTTCTACAGATCGTTATCCGATAAACCAAGAACGTAAATGGAGGCAAACGATTGCAAATTTACTGAAGCTGTTGCATGGAGAATGGAAAAGTTAA
- the LOC130686703 gene encoding uncharacterized protein LOC130686703, translating into MRGRCWIFSSPVLMSLPLIGEPAAGCSVLAFADWFSPYILDCYGDPDAYLLGRKQRVDQSDCSFPSPKIIPVAVPLLYYSAYGLERELQAGNCSLRIENLFSHCHYKSRVPEGELNMSYSMPHYHPGSDLGLNAQLQTNTVTSSSIPPSNTYAQFHQDEKLSKKKNLRTPPGVTLSREERRRRRRATPKYRSAHASRERVRVEAFNSAFADLRKLLPTLPPDKKLSKIEILRLAICYIGYLNHVLDV; encoded by the exons ATGCGCGGAAGATGCTGGATTTTTTCCTCCCCCGTACTGATGTCCCTTCCGCTGATTGGTGAACCGGCAGCAGGATGTTCTGTTCTAGCTTTTGCGGATTGGTTCTCTCCTTATATCCTTGACTGCTACGGTGATCCGGATGCCTACCTACTTGGACGAAAACAACGAGTAGACCAAAGCGATTGCAGCTTCCCATCGCCGAAGATCATCCCAGTTGCAGTCCCGCTTCTATATTATTCTGCATACGGTTTGGAAAG GGAATTACAAGCGGGTAACTGCTCATTGAGAATAGAAAACCTCTTTTCTCACTGCCACTACAAAAGTCGAGTTCCAGAAGGAGAACTAAACATGAGCTATTCCATGCCTCACTATCATCCAGGATCGGACCTAGGGCTCAATGCACAGCTGCAAACCAATACAGTCACGTCATCTTCTATCCCGCCATCCAACACTTATGCCCAGTTTCATCAAGATGAAAAGCTatcaaaaaagaa GAATTTAAGGACGCCTCCTGGAGTGACATTGAGCCGAGAAGAACGAAGGCGTCGACGGAGGGCGACGCCCAAATACCGGTCAGCTCACGCGTCCCGTGAGCGCGTTCGCGTAGAGGCCTTCAATTCCGCTTTCGCTGATCTCAGAAAGCTACTTCCAACTCTTCCACCGGACAAGAAACTCTCCAAGATCGAGATCCTCCGTCTGGCTATCTGTTACATTGGCTATCTCAATCACGTTCTTGATGTCTAG
- the LOC130686696 gene encoding uncharacterized protein LOC130686696: MQTIEFEDAYAPQRLGNWQVPKNFQERPRIRLGATRTVADDNGHFVGGLPSGGRKNNNHHLRFQSAPLPKTNQLFISGLAVSTAKPAKLANKGNQPSGGSNETASSRKIQSSVENEQELREEDEESGENDLRSGKDESHLQLLKPLSKLSSSMLPENPRKAAMVLAARQKNHRPLPDLMLESRDVLIPRNWNQPEASAVTVETTKAKGPTSCTKRMVVRLLPEGESVIERRPNVMELAIKWDVTSPPSSARTRNINLAAANTKPVEKTLEWLYDAPVIQRSISRPELRNQPINSSISQAQKSPPSDSAHGSARSNDSMASGRSHQCPLKNAETAVNRSRSELGSEPESTNNSPRWPKDTNKAALADLDEPVKNTYRSAVSSASPPKNHFLVSTSAFEAKANERSEPIMLPEYPLQRRSPVLQSFASKSLPTEPKQSMHQPPFPLNEYPPQHTESATSNHYRARDSQPSPHHQCDHDSGIGDVQDRPDIEEEEYEDRHEDPDNGIRHSGQLLRSTSRPCLACHSSPQPNNKSIIKNHKKAPYKQAMKAGKPCLKNQVELEKVIQRRQSYRAPKPAPLSSHARHIRGTLAPPLSAGIGNEPIVDYPDFKRLDSTYRLSYGAHTQTQRRRPKTLTAILNEKNCRQWRS; this comes from the exons ATGCAAACGATTGAG TTTGAAGATGCTTACGCACCGCAGCGGCTTGGCAACTGGCAAGTGCCAAAGAATTTTCAAGAGCGGCCCCGGATTCGACTTGGTGCAACCCGCACAGTTGCTGATGACAATGGTCATTTTGTCGGTGGCCTCCCATCAGGCGGACGGAAGAATAATAACCACCATCTAAGATTTCAG agcGCACCATTGCCAAAGACGAACCAACTCTTTATTTCTGGTTTGGCGGTGTCGACGGCCAAACCAGCTAAGTTAGCCAATAAAGGCAATCAGCCATCGGGTGGATCGAACGAAACTGCATCGTCTCGAAAAATCCAATCTTCAGTGGAAAACGAGCAAGAGTTGCGTGAAGAAGACGAGGAGAGTGGAGAGAACGATTTGCGAAGTGGGAAAGACGAAAGCCATCTTCAACTTTTGAAACCACTGAGCAAACTTTCGTCATCCATGCTTCCCGAAAATCCACGTAAAGCGGCCATGGTCTTGGCCGCTCGCCAAAAAAACCACCGACCTCTGCCCGATCTGATGTTGGAGTCGCGTGACGTGCTCATTCCGCGCAACTGGAACCAGCCGGAAGCGTCGGCCGTGACGGTGGAGACGACCAAAGCCAAGGGACCAACCTCGTGCACCAAACGGATGGTGGTCCGTTTGCTCCCCGAGGGCGAATCGGTGATAGAACGCCGTCCGAACGTGATGGAATTGGCCATCAAGTGGGACGTCACCAGCCCGCCATCCAGCGCAAGAACGCGAAATATTAATCTTGCTGCCGCTAATACCAAACccgttgaaaaaacacttgaatGGCTCTACGATGCTCCGGTCATCCAACGCTCAATCAGCCGACCTGAATTGAGAAACCAACCTATCAATAGCTCAATTAGTCAAGCTCAAAAATCGCCTCCTTCCGATTCAGCGCATGGAAGTGCCCGTTCCAATGATAGTATGGCTTCGGGTAGAAGCCATCAATGTCCACTGAAGAATGCGGAAACGGCTGTCAATCGAAGCCGATCAGAGTTAGGATCCGAACCGGAATCGACCAACAATAGTCCACGTTGGCCGAAAGATACCAATAAGGCGGCGCTGGCTGACCTTGACGAACCAGTCAAGAACACGTACAGATCCGCCGTTTCGTCCGCAAGTCCGCCAAAGAATCACTTTCTCGTTTCCACTTCCGCTTTCGAAGCCAAGGCAAACGAACGGAGTGAGCCAATCATGCTACCAGAATATCCACTTCAACGCCGATCTCCTGTCCTTCAGTCATTCGCTTCCAAATCTCTTCCTACCGAGCCTAAACAAAGTATGCATCAGCCCCCATTTCCGTTGAATGAATATCCGCCGCAACATACGGAATCAGCTACTTCGAACCATTATCGTGCTCGTGATTCTCAACCATCACCACATCATCAATGTGATCACGATTCAGGTATCGGAGATGTACAGGATAGGCCAGACATCGAAGAAGAGGAGTACGAAGATCGACACGAAGATCCGGACAACGGGATTCGCCATTCCGGTCAGTTATTACGCAGCACTTCTCGACCTTGTTTGGCTTGCCATTCGTCACCGCAACCGAATAACAAAAGCATTATTAAGAATCATAAGAAGGCGCCTTACAAACAAGCCATGAAAGCAGGAAAGCCTTGCCTCAAAAACCAAGTGGAATTGGAGAAAGTGATTCAACGGAGACAGAGCTACCGTGCTCCCAAACCGGCGCCGTTAAGCTCTCACGCACGTCACATCCGCGGTACGTTGGCCCCTCCGCTGTCTGCCGGCATCGGCAACGAGCCGATAGTCGATTATCCCGATTTCAAACGACTGGATTCGACTTACCGGCTGTCTTACGGGGCCCACACGCAAACTCAACGTCGACGCCCGAAGACACTGACGGCCATATTGAACGAGAAGAATTGCCGGCAATGGAGGTCATAA
- the LOC130686706 gene encoding ubiquitin-fold modifier-conjugating enzyme 1, with translation MVDEATRKSLSGIPLLKTKAGPRDKELWVQRLKEEFQALIKYVETNKQQDNDWFRLESNKEGTRWFGKCWYIQDLLKYEFDVEFDIPVTYPTTAPEIALPELDGKTAKMYRGGKICLTDHFKPLWARNVPKFGIAHAMALGLGPWLAVEIPDLIQKGVIVYKEK, from the exons ATGGTGGACGAAGCGACTCGGAAAAGTTTGAGCGGTATCCCTTTGCTTAAAACTAAAGCTGGCCCTCGCGACAAAGAGCTTTGGGTTCAAAGGTTGAAAGAGGAATTCCAGGCACTCATCAAGTATGTCGAAACAAACAAGCAACAGGATAATGACTGGTTTAGACTCGAATCCAATAAAGAAGGCACCAGGTGGTTTGGCAAATGTTGGTACATACAAGATCTGCTAAAGTATGAGTTTGATGTTGAATTTGAT ATTCCAGTAACCTATCCAACTACAGCACCTGAAATTGCTCTGCCAGAGTTGGATGGAAAAACTGCCAAGATGTACCGTGGTGGAAAAATTTGTCTAACTGACCATTTTAAGCCCCTTTGGGCTAGAAATGTTCCCAAATTTGGAATAGCTCATGCTATGGCTCTTGGG CTAGGACCATGGTTGGCTGTAGAAATTCCCGATCTTATCCAGAAAGGTGTCATCGTATATAAAGAAAAGTAA
- the LOC130686701 gene encoding cyclin N-terminal domain-containing protein 1-like → MEQTLIPLKQPNIEEQHSVSSFEAHWDSCFLDASFEEWLKHLRWYNDKASSWYETFPIDLGSLWQPVDHLTPPFVFDVAFKWCQQLKQPTGVSYRTVEIYERFALSYCCQSLYPKTAIDGSKTLKTSCKMRWQEFCTEMRHQSLLHLVSCLQIASKLENGYKLVTVTDAAMLLRQSQRPCDRSTIVNSEILVLVTLKYDVSYPPISDYVDTFICQLILVLKRKPVTVKSSQLLAAVDEIHEISLEFIRAIYFDQQLIVRQIVAGLPTETQKERVMCSHRRNFRDFNQVQCDKVLLAAGAISAATFLVQENAAANVMKELYTRTGAHPADVAVVSSVLVTHLVPET, encoded by the exons ATGGAACAAACTTTGATACCACTAAAGCAGCCAAATATTGAAGAACAGCATTCTGTTTCCAGTTTTGAAGCACACTGGGATTCCTGTTTTCTAG ATGCTTCTTTTGAGGAATGGTTGAAACATTTACGATGGTACAATGACAAGGCAAGTTCATGGTATGAAACTTTCCCAATTGATTTGGGCTCATTATGGCAGCCGGTGGACCATCTAACACCACCATTCGTCTTTGATGTTGCTTTCAAATGGTGCCAACAGCTTAAACAACCTACTGGAGTTTCATACCGAACCGTTGAAATCTATGAGCGATTCGCCCTGTCATATTGCTGTCAAAGCCTCTATCCGAAAACTGCAATCGATGGATCCAAAACCCTAAAGACGTCTTGCAAAATGCGATGGCAAGAATTTTGTACGGAAATGAGACATCAGTCATTATTACATCTGGTATCGTGCCTTCAGATTGCCTCAAAATTGGAAAATGGGTACAAG TTGGTAACAGTGACGGATGCAGCCATGCTACTCCGCCAGTCCCAGAGACCTTGTGATCGTTCAACGATTGTGAATTCCGAAATTCTTGTTCTTGTTACACTTAAATACGAC GTTAGCTATCCACCCATCAGTGATTATGTGGATACGTTCATCTGTCAGTTAATTTTGGTTCTAAAAAGGAAACCAGTAACGGTCAAATCTTCACAATTGTTAGCGGCAGTGGATGAGATCCACGAAATATCTCTGGAATTTATACGCGCTATTTACTTTGATCAGCAGTTGATTGTGCGACAAATAGTGGCGGGCCTACCTACTGaaacccaaaaagaaagagtcaTGTG CAGCCATCGGCGAAATTTTCGCGATTTCAACCAAGTGCAATGTGACAAGGTTCTGCTAGCTGCCGGAGCAATTTCAGCTGCAACATTTTTAGTACAAGAAAACGCCGCCGCCAATGTTATGAAAGAACTCTACACCCGAACGGGGGCTCACCCAGCTGACGTAGCAGTAGTTTCTTCCGTTCTGGTCACGCATTTAGTTCCTGAAACATAA
- the LOC130686705 gene encoding transmembrane protein 223-like isoform X2, producing MLSFMPITILSFTNVPVPKQDSNSNLPWYRSINLGEEKYRRGITGVCLALGVLILGGSWMFSLKSIKNIVLRKGGKDITIITYAPFNKIRYVETPLRNVSATQSRSRAPVSLPVKVKGYMGYFVIDMKGEFKNPTLFDATVGLKRILSK from the exons ATGTTGTCCTTTATGCCCATCACAATCCTCAGTTTCACAA ATGTACCAGTCCCAAAACAAGACTCAAATTCAAATCTCCCATGGTATCGTTCAATAAACTtaggagaagaaaaatacaggAGAGGCATTACAGGTGTATGTCTTGCACTTG GAGTTTTGATTCTGGGGGGTAGTTGGATGTTTTCACTAAAGTCcattaaaaatattgttttgagGAAGGGAGGCAAAGACATCACCATCATAACATATGCGCCATTCAATAAAATAAGATATGTGGAGACGCCGCTCAGAAAC GTGAGTGCTACTCAGTCGCGAAGCCGTGCTCCTGTCTCTCTTCCGGTGAAAGTCAAAGGCTATATGGGCTATTTCGTGATCGACATGAAGGGTGAATTTAAAAATCCCACCCTTTTCGATGCTACAGTCGGTCTGAAGCGTATATTAAGTAAGTGA